A single region of the Schizosaccharomyces osmophilus chromosome 3, complete sequence genome encodes:
- the rad21 gene encoding mitotic cohesin complex kleisin subunit Rad21 — MFYSEAILSKKGPLAKVWLAAHWEKKLSKVQTLHTDIEQSVHAIVTEETAPMALRLSGQLMLGVVRIYSRKARYLLEDCNEALLRIKMAFRPGQAEQINAPSVTSIKGKDAMAQSANLTLPDTITEFDLLAPDSSFDMQWSQLIQTPKSRSFELHTLPSSSSPSIVSSEQSIEAARNAAPHETNLFSDPLQLNSMDMQFQLPIFQSGAGTPRSEQSIEVGRDAPHDPTGAADLSALVGSQGGKSPASSARSFGTPSLLPVGNNSLDNELLAPVDDLQLDLGLDDLMNDTTVPAQLPVEETNDDEVSHIEIPSDHLDQASSPQEEVQEDVPDITEQQASVSRIPRRQRAVIDPVTELSSRQMKKQLSDTSSITAPLCLNTNPVVLNATVNFMRNGNIQTSLSSSNLNPHLAEIFKMDFLKKLQDDVKKRKLSPTIEEEEDEVTKHRKTDDAPQQEQNLAGEQEASEVYEEHEAEQSPAEMSALDAANMNNDGQVELAAETPSVPPADANIDDDSMIGAPPVMLDDNEWNADNTFNEPASFDSMPSTQVAKDFVQSKWTPRVQGEQASFKELSGNTKRDDAVQLFFDVLVLATKDAISVNQDESSEGDIILTAKQKMLFNSL, encoded by the exons ATGTTCTATTCTGAAGCCATTCTCTCAAAAAAG GGCCCCTTAGCAAAAGTATGGCTCGCTGCTCACTgggaaaagaaactttCCAAAGTCCAAACCTTACATACCGACATTGAACAAAGTGTACATGCCATCGTCACGGAAGAAACAGCGCCGATGGCTTTGCGCCTTTCTGGACAGCTTATGCTTGGCGTCGTTCGTATTTATTCAAGGAAAGCTAGATACCTGTTGGAGGATTGCAATGAAGCTCTGTTGAGGATTAAAATGGCTTTTCGTCCTGGGCAAGCTGAACAAATCAATGCCCCTTCAGTTACCTcaataaaaggaaaggatGCCATGGCTCAAAGTGCTAATCTTACCCTTCCTGATACCATTACCGAGTTTGATCTGTTGGCCCCAGATAGCTCTTTCGACATGCAATGGTCTCAACTTATTCAAACACCCAAGTCTCGCTCTTTTGAATTACATACCCTTCCTAGTTCATCTTCTCCTTCTATTGTTTCTAGCGAACAGTCAATTGAGGCAGCACGAAATGCTGCTCCTCATGAGACTAACCTTTTCTCTGATCCTTTGCAACTTAATAGTATGGATATGCAGTTTCAGTTACCGATATTTCAGTCAGGCGCTGGTACGCCTAGAAGCGAGCAATCCATAGAAGTAGGAAGAGATGCCCCCCATGATCCTACTGGTGCTGCTGACCTTAGTGCACTAGTTGGGTCGCAGGGTGGAAAATCACCTGCCTCTTCTGCTAGAAGTTTTGGGACCCCAAGCTTACTTCCTGTTGGAAATAATTCTTTGGATAATGAACTACTAGCTCCAGTCGATGACTTACAATTAGATCTCGGTTTGGACGATCTCATGAATGATACTACAGTTCCCGCACAACTACCAGTTGAGGAGACCAATGACGATGAAGTTTCCCACATTGAAATCCCTTCTGATCACCTTGACCAGGCCTCATCTCCACAAGAGGAGGTTCAAGAAGATGTGCCCGACATTACAGAGCAGCAAGCCTCAGTTTCTCGCATCCCACGCCGTCAACGTGCTGTTATTGATCCAGTTACTGAATTGTCGTCTCgacaaatgaaaaagcaaCTGTCTGATACTTCTTCAATCACAGCACCGCTTTGTTTGAACACTAATCCGGTGGTACTAAATGCTACGGTTAATTTCATGCGCAATGGGAACATTCAAACttctttatcttcttccaatttAAATCCTCATTTGGCTGAAATTTTTAAGATGgactttttaaaaaaacttcAGGACGATGTAAAAAAGCGTAAATTGTCCCCCACAATcgaagaagaggaagacgAAGTAACTAAACACCGAAAAACTGATGATGCTCCCCAACAAGAACAGAATTTAGCAGGAGAACAGGAGGCTTCAGAAGTATACGAAGAGCATGAAGCCGAGCAAAGTCCTGCTGAAATGTCTGCTTTAGATGCAGCTAATATGAATAATGACGGCCAAGTAGAACTAGCAGCTGAAACCCCTTCAGTTCCTCCAGCGGATGCAAATATTGACGATGATTCTATGATAGGAGCGCCGCCTGTTATGTTGGATGATAATGAATGGAATGCTGATAATACTTTTAACGAGCCTGCATCTTTTGATTCTATGCCTAGTACGCAAGTTGCTAAAGACTTTGTTCAATCGAAATGGACCCCCCGCGTACAAGGAGAACAAGCATCATTTAAAGAATTGAGTGGAAACACGAAGCGTGATGACGCTGTACAACTATTTTTTGATGTTTTGGTATTAGCAACGAAGGATGCTATATCCGTAAATCAAGATGAATCTTCCGAAGGTGACATTATCCTTACTgctaaacaaaagatgttATTCAACTctctttaa
- the wbp1 gene encoding dolichyl-di-phosphooligosaccharide-protein glycotransferase subunit Wbp1, with the protein MKRALCLLIALSWSLFVQGLRHTILATADHSLEDYSTFLESLTENGFDVTVANVKDEKAKLFEYGERKYDNVILFSTQSKSLGATLSPKAILEFAQAGGNVLFAAGSNLPEGIRELGRQLDLYIGERHSSVVDHFHSVESSDDDSVLLDTVTENPHIISDETRQAGSIVYKGNGHFLGSNHRAQPVLRGHPSTYVYNKKSEDQISEEPWAAGAQLFLVSVFQNDAGERIGFSGSPEMFTNAYLSPSSPSYSAANALFARDLTNWVFQRVAVLHASNMTYGKVGEPYELHNASTYRIKDQMVFSIDIAVLNDGQPQPYVADDVQMELVMLDPYYRVNMVPVASDSKTHQRYEAVFTAPDHYGVFTYKIAYYRRGLNPIDEKATFTIRQFFHNEYPRFLPHAYPYYVSCFAVLGAFLIFCGIWLVQIPKASSKKQK; encoded by the exons ATGAAACGCGCATTGTGCCTATTAATTGCCTTGTCCTGGTCACTTTTTGTCCAGGGCTTGCGCCATACAATTTTGGCTACAGCAGATCATTCTTTAGAAGACTATAGCACATTTCTGGAATCATTGACAG AGAATGGATTTGATGTTACCGTAGCGAACGTGAAGGACGAAAAGGCAAAGTTGTTTGAATACGGCGAGCGCAAGTATGACAATGTTATTTTGTTCTCCACCCAAAGCAAAA GTCTCGGAGCTACATTATCTCCTAAAGCTATTCTAGAGTTTGCGCAAGCTGGCGGTAACGTCTTGTTTGCTGCTGGCTCCAACCTTCCTGAAGGAATCCGTGAATTGGGCAGACAATTAGATTTGTATATTGGAGAGCGTCATTCCTCAGTTGTGGATCATTTCCATTCTGTTGAGAGTTCCGATGATGATTCTGTCTTGCTGGATACTGTAACCGAAAATCCTCATATTATTTCAGACGAGACCCGTCAGGCTGGTTCAATCGtttataaaggaaatggCCATTTCTTAGGAAGTAATCATCGTGCTCAGCCTGTGCTTCGTGGACACCCCTCCACGTACGTATACAATAAGAAATCCGAAGATCAAATTTCCGAAGAGCCTTGGGCAGCCGGTGCTCAATTATTTTTAGTCAGCGTCTTTCAAAACGATGCTGGTGAACGTATTGGCTTCAGTGGAAGTCCTGAAATGTTTACCAACGCATACCTTTCTCCTAGTTCTCCCTCCTATTCTGCAGCAAATGCTCTATTTGCTCGTGATTTGACAAACTGGGTTTTCCAACGTGTTGCTGTTTTGCATGCTTCTAACATGACCTACGGAAAGGTTGGTGAGCCTTACGAACTTCATAATGCTTCTACATACAGAATTAAGGATCAAATG GTTTTTTCCATTGATATTGCTGTTTTGAACGATGGCCAACCTCAACCTTACGTGGCCGATGATGTTCAAATGGAACTGGTAATGCTCGATCCTTATTACCGTGTGAACATGGTTCCTGTGGCTTCTGATAGTAAAACACATCAACGCTATGAGGCTGTTTTTACTGCTCCTGACCATTATGGTGTATTCACTTATAAAATCGCTTACTATCGACGCGGTCTGAACCCTATAGACGAGAAGGCCACCTTTACAATCCGTCAATTCTTCCATAATGAGTATCCCCGTTTCCTACCACACGCTTATCCTTATTATGTTTCCTGCTTTGCAGTCTTGGGCGCATTCTTAATCTTTTGCGGAATTTGGCTCGTTCAAATCCCCAAGGcctcttcaaaaaagcaaaagtga
- the pof3 gene encoding F-box protein Pof3 yields MNNYQIKHWREKTKQYLLKRKYEDALAYITSCIEQEPKPVIDLFEIRAIVLKEMGLYEKAQADAQRMINLNQRNARGYLRLAQLLQYDGLDSKADHVYMQGLKYVHKLDPLRQKLKAASVQLLDRMQKTRPVQDLFSLLPREILLHIFQYVEFQTIVRCMQVSKNWKDSIKRESSLFHKLDFSEASSRSSKFRDRNVMTLARYSAYANNNIQEVIGLEKLGILTPTKGLLRCVNSIHTYKTISPLSLPHLMPKMYLIWSPFTELKYFSCSTSITFSTVSKVLSACKKLERLELDDVVPDLLFDNMDWDKQLDEKHIVLQLRSLHFVRNQAHPLHEKEQEFLASIISCSPNLQELVVTYQPNLISTLKENKPDLKLLQIIDDAKQKSIRDIFYLPSSLENLSIIPSSPSMTIASAYLFPILYRPISLKSVKLSLFIRLTNQEVENTTNFLISSPDLRSLVLHDSLPISSKFMELFTCLSHLEALDLSDNAELNNDHLSHIVACCPKLEVLNFSNCISITGSGFISLLRGLASLKRVEIVNCDSVSKDAIDAARAKGIEVIVSNQQNGSLSGTKRIRLF; encoded by the coding sequence ATGAATAATTATCAAATAAAGCATTGGCGAGAGAAGACGAAACAGTACCTTTTAAAGAGAAAGTATGAAGATGCCCTTGCTTATATAACATCATGCATTGAGCAAGAACCAAAGCCCGTTATTGATCTCTTTGAAATCAGGGCCATTGTACTGAAAGAGATGGGTTTGTATGAAAAAGCCCAAGCTGATGCTCAAAGGATGATTAACCTAAACCAGAGAAACGCAAGAGGTTACTTACGCTTGGCTCAACTGCTTCAGTATGATGGACTTGATTCAAAAGCTGACCATGTATACATGCAAGGCTTAAAATATGTTCACAAACTTGACCCATTGAGACAAAAGTTAAAAGCAGCTAGCGTGCAATTGTTAGATCGAATGCAGAAGACTCGGCCAGTTCAAGATCTTTTCTCTCTTCTACCTCGGGAAATCCTCTTACACATTTTTCAGTACGTGGAATTTCAAACGATAGTCCGTTGCATGcaagtttcaaaaaattggaaagatTCAATCAAAAGGGaatcttctttgtttcataaACTGGACTTTTCTGAAGCGTCTTCACGAAGCAGCAAATTTAGAGATCGCAATGTCATGACTTTGGCTCGCTATTCTGCATATGCAAACAATAATATACAGGAAGTCATtggtttggaaaaattaGGTATTTTAACCCCTACAAAGGGTTTGCTTCGATGCGTGAACTCCATCCACACTTACAAAACTATTTCACCTTTAAGCCTTCCGCATTTAATGCCCAAAATGTACCTTATATGGTCACCATTCACCgaattaaaatatttttcttgttctaCTTCTATCACATTTTCTACTGTTTCTAAAGTTCTCTCAGCTTGCAAGAAGTTAGAGCGATTGGAATTGGATGATGTTGTTCCTGACTTGCTTTTCGATAACATGGACTGGGATAAGCAACTTGACGAGAAGCATATTGTTTTACAATTAAGAAGCTTGCATTTTGTAAGAAACCAAGCGCACCCACTTCATGAAAAGGAGCAGGAATTTCTTGCCAGCATAATTTCCTGTAGCCCTAATTTGCAAGAGCTCGTGGTTACTTACCAACCAAATCTTATATCCACTTTGAAAGAGAATAAACCAGATCTCAAGCTTTTACAGATAATTGACGatgcaaagcaaaaatcTATAAGAGATATATTTTACTTACcctcttctttggaaaacttATCTATCATACCTTCTAGTCCTTCTATGACAATTGCTTCAGCATACTTATTCCCCATACTTTATCGTCCTATTTCACTTAAAAGTGTGAAATTGAGCCTGTTTATTCGATTAACTAATCAGGAAGTTGAAAACACAACTAACTTTCTAATATCAAGTCCTGATTTGAGATCATTAGTTTTACATGATTCATTaccaatttcttcaaaatttatGGAGCTATTTACATGTCTGTCTCATTTAGAGGCTTTGGACCTCTCTGATAATGCTGAACTAAACAACGATCATCTTTCCCATATCGTGGCTTGCTGCCCAAAGCTAGAGGTTCTCAACTTCTCTAACTGTATTTCGATAACGGGTTCAGGCTTCATTAGTCTTTTGAGGGGTCTCGCATCGTTAAAAAGGGTAGAAATAGTCAATTGTGATTCTGTGTCGAAAGATGCAATTGATGCGGCACGAGCTAAAGGCATTGAGGTTATTGTTTCAAACCAGCAAAATGGATCCTTAAGTGGTACAAAACGAATTCGGCTTTTTTAA
- the bub1 gene encoding mitotic spindle checkpoint kinase Bub1 yields the protein MPEWHSSEDKILNEAVSGNDTKIAQQAIRSSGNRLEETQTFAVFQEELEVIDELDDPVDVWHRCVEWLDSTQYLKENILPKVLDDALAYLEKCKFAQNDVRHLRIWLVKIHRLCASPETFPNAAHEFYHLASKRIGIELSLFYEEYTSLLIRMQRWKEASEVLQTGISREARPLTRLLRHASEFSNVYNAYLKKLSDENIPLESVAYETPFPPPRTILGTKASTVATSTSEQPSAREQNVPQATKPFQIYSDAPAPHPEHSVAAASAAPSSNVVGEQEPDLPMFYDATSGKRIEYASFRFPVLYANGQEKSMEEYRAERYFDSVSSSLQAPDSQSFAVPVGPSLSTLHQQAPQTTPKKEVFDVLTPVALSPKPAFKPPSPTIHTKAALADIMDLFNQPLRSETQQTPPKSPIPNQYSDFGTPANVTKTISFNELSSVKEDADRNAKPSSLTGHFAESSYETKEHKSQLPHSHLPDFQSFPGLPGDTFVNESSIPAISNDAKRRRTFSGSPPSVPYKSHYESIPHFEERPVEPTNGFTVNPVSLPFNENNDLHTVNPFLQTEALARFNEHDLLSINEPMKHPVLPSLPTTIHPLDQSLRDCLFQALRPYLKFDENYHEIDSNFTSLEAIESFVHKPKATTSGRGRRRSNSTRLSLLSSPSFPLLYPPNVKIGIISKLGQGAFAPVYLAKELPLESEISEKKENGTIDSKLYALKIESPSSPIEYYLTQEARRRMSGDRDIDSILPVYYLSMYQNSSHLLMEYRPQGSVLDLVNSLRNSSSSVPGIDEMLVFFFSIEFLRIIEGLHSQQIIHGDLKADNALLRLETVNDLEWDPSYSPEGYCGWSSKGIFLIDFGRGLDMSLFKPKTKFMANWETDLQDCIEMREGEPWTYQVDYHGLAAIIHTMLFGQYIETRLDYSTGQRRQVLTQRMKRYWNQEIWNQLFDVLLNPTLQTTEGNLPIPDQLKGIRLEMEKWLVYHSTSGIGLKGMLKKIEQKLAS from the coding sequence atgcCCGAATGGCACTCTTCGGAGgataaaattttgaatgaagCAGTTTCTGGGAATGACACAAAGATTGCCCAACAAGCAATTAGATCATCAGGCAACCGTTTGGAAGAAACACAAACTTTCGCTGTGTTTCAAGAAGAGCTCGAAGTTATCGATGAACTAGACGATCCTGTGGATGTTTGGCATCGCTGCGTGGAATGGCTAGATTCGACGcaatatttaaaagaaaacatattACCGAAAGTTTTGGATGATGCTCTTGCTTACTTGGAGAAATGTAAGTTTGCTCAAAACGATGTTCGACATTTACGTATTTGGCTTGTCAAAATACATCGATTATGCGCTTCTCCCGAGACGTTCCCTAATGCTGCTCATGAGTTTTATCATTTAGCAAGCAAGCGTATTGGGATAGAGTTATCTTTGTTTTACGAGGAATATACTTCATTATTAATTCGCATGCAGCGATGGAAAGAAGCTTCAGAAGTATTACAGACTGGCATATCGCGAGAGGCTCGTCCTTTAACTCGACTTCTCCGACATGCCTCAGAGTTTTCAAATGTGTATAATGCTTACttaaaaaagctttcaGATGAAAATATACCGTTGGAATCAGTTGCTTATGAAACTCCATTTCCTCCACCCAGGACCATACTCGGAACCAAAGCTAGTACGGTTGCAACTTCTACTTCTGAGCAGCCATCTGCGCGAGAGCAAAATGTTCCTCAAGCCACTAAGCCTTTTCAAATCTACTCTGACGCTCCTGCTCCTCACCCTGAACATTCTGTCGCCGCGGCATCGGCGGCTCCATCTTCCAATGTTGTTGGTGAACAGGAACCTGATCTTCCTATGTTTTATGATGCTACTTCTGGAAAACGGATTGAGTATGCTTCTTTTCGCTTTCCTGTTTTATATGCGAATGgacaagaaaaatcaatggAAGAGTACAGAGCTGAACGATATTTTGATTCAGTTTCCTCATCATTGCAAGCTCCTGATTCTCAGTCTTTTGCTGTTCCTGTGGGTCCTTCTCTATCCACTCTTCATCAACAAGCTCCACAAACGACCCCTAAAAAGGAAGTGTTTGATGTTTTAACACCCGTCGCGCTTTCACCAAAACCCGCTTTTAAACCTCCTTCTCCCACCATTCATACAAAAGCTGCTTTGGCAGATATAATGGATCTTTTTAACCAACCACTCCGGTCTGAAACTCAACAGACGCCTCCAAAATCCCCTATTCCAAATCAATACTCTGATTTTGGTACCCCAGCTAACGTAACAAAAACTATATCATTTAACGAGCTTTCTTCTGTAAAAGAAGATGCGGATAGGAATGCGAAGCCTTCATCGCTAACTGGTCATTTCGCTGAGAGTTCTTACGAGACTAAAGAACACAAAAGTCAGTTACCCCATTCGCATTTGCCAGATTTCCAATCGTTTCCAGGATTACCTGGTGATACCTTTGTTAATGAATCGTCAATTCCAGCGATTTCTAACGACGCAAAGCGGAGGCGAACATTTTCAGGATCTCCTCCTTCAGTCCCTTATAAAAGCCATTACGAATCTATCCCTCACTTTGAGGAACGACCCGTGGAACCAACAAACGGATTTACGGTTAACCCAGTTTCTCTGCCcttcaatgaaaacaacGACCTTCACACAGTGAATCCCTTCCTACAAACTGAAGCTCTCGCAAGATTTAACGAGCACGATTTACTTAGCATAAATGAACCCATGAAGCACCCTGTTCTGCCTTCTTTACCTACTACCATTCATCCCCTCGACCAATCTCTGCGCGACTGTTTATTTCAAGCACTACGTCCCTATTtaaaatttgatgaaaactATCATGAGATCGATAGTAATTTTACTAGTCTAGAAGCTATCGaatcttttgttcataaaCCAAAAGCTACGACTAGTGGACGTGGTAGAAGACGAAGCAATAGCACTCGTCTTAGTTTATTAAGCAGCCCCagttttcctttgctttatCCTCCGAATGTAAAAATTGGAATCATAAGTAAACTTGGACAAGGGGCTTTTGCTCCGGTTTATCTTGCTAAAGAACTTCCCTTAGAAAGCGAGatttctgaaaaaaaagagaacgGGACCATCGATTCAAAATTATACGCATTAAAGATAGAGAGTCCATCTTCTCCTATTGAGTATTATTTGACACAGGAAGCTCGAAGGCGGATGAGCGGTGACAGAGATATTGATTCCATACTTCCCGTTTACTATTTAAGTATGTATCAGAATTCAAGCCATTTGTTAATGGAATATCGACCACAAGGATCGGTTTTGGACCTGGTGAACTCATTACGAAACTCTTCCAGTTCTGTTCCAGGAATTGATGAGATGttagtattttttttctcgaTAGAATTCTTGAGAATCATTGAAGGGTTGCATTCACAGCAAATAATTCATGGGGATTTGAAGGCTGACAATGCATTGCTGCGCTTGGAAACTGTGAATGATTTGGAATGGGATCCTAGCTATTCTCCTGAAGGGTATTGCGGTTGGTcttcaaaaggaatttttcttATAGATTTTGGTAGAGGCCTCGATATGTCATTGtttaaaccaaaaacaaaatttatgGCAAATTGGGAAACCGACTTGCAAGATTGTATAGAAATGCGTGAGGGCGAGCCATGGACGTATCAAGTTGATTATCACGGACTAGCCGCTATCATTCACACAATGCTTTTTGGACAATATATAGAGACAAGACTTGACTATTCTACTGGTCAGAGAAGGCAAGTATTGACTCAGCGGATGAAACGGTATTGGAACCAAGAAATTTGGAATCAGCTATTTGACGTTTTACTGAACCCTACGTTGCAAACGACAGAAGGTAATCTTCCCATTCCGGATCAATTAAAGGGTATACGGTTAGAAATGGAGAAATGGCTTGTTTATCATTCCACAAGTGGAATCGGACTGAAAGGCAtgctaaaaaaaattgaacaaaagCTTGCTagctga